A stretch of Miscanthus floridulus cultivar M001 chromosome 13, ASM1932011v1, whole genome shotgun sequence DNA encodes these proteins:
- the LOC136501471 gene encoding uncharacterized protein gives MISAPLRVSAPKAAIGGSLFLFGGASSVESKSKPSKTKIRCAAAPAVGRGGAAAATLYEVLGLRAGATGREIKAAYRRLARERHPDVAPAPGAAAEFVRLHDAYATLSDPDTRARYDLGAVAAVAVAQRPWSGGGVYGRPRRTWETDQCW, from the coding sequence ATGATCTCTGCGCCTCTGCGGGTGTCGGCGCCGAAGGCTGCCATCGGGGGCTCGTTGTTCCTGTTCGGCGGCGCGTCCTCCGTCGAGTCCAAGTCCAAGCCCAGCAAGACCAAGATCCGGTGCGCCGCGGCGCCGGCGGTGGGGAGagggggcgccgccgccgccacgctgtACGAGGTGCTGGGCCTGCGCGCCGGCGCGACGGGCCGGGAGATCAAGGCCGCGTACCGCCGCCTGGCGCGGGAGCGGCACCCGGACGTGGCGCCCGCGCCCGGCGCCGCCGCGGAGTTCGTCAGGCTCCACGACGCCTACGCCACGCTCTCCGACCCGGACACCCGCGCGCGCTACGACCTCGGCGCTGTGGCCGCGGTGGCCGTGGCGCAGCGACCttggagcggcggcggcgtctaCGGCCGGCCCCGCCGCACATGGGAGACGGACCAGTGCTGGTAG